Proteins found in one Tsukamurella paurometabola DSM 20162 genomic segment:
- a CDS encoding TauD/TfdA dioxygenase family protein, translating to MTATIEPTTATSEITVTKLSEHIGAIVHGVRLGGDIDDATAERILDLLAEYEVIFFRDQHHLDDAGQHAFAGRIGVPTTPHPTVRSDSDLLPIEGAANSWHTDVSFVDRVPKASILRPVTLPPHGGNTTWASTTRAYDRLPEPLKVLAENLRAIHTNDYDYAGHNSTYQRAEYHQEFIRNIFEAEHPVVRMHPETGRRSLLLGHFVSKFAGLSSQDSAPILALLQRRIENPDNTVRWAWQPGDVAIWDNRSTQHFGINDYGDHKRLLRRVTLAGDLPVGVDGREGVALKGDASDYSPVTPARQRG from the coding sequence ATGACCGCGACGATCGAACCCACCACCGCCACTTCCGAGATCACCGTCACGAAGCTGAGCGAACACATCGGGGCGATCGTGCACGGCGTGCGATTGGGCGGCGATATCGATGATGCGACCGCCGAACGCATCCTGGATCTCCTGGCCGAGTACGAGGTGATCTTCTTCCGCGACCAGCACCACCTCGATGACGCGGGCCAGCACGCTTTCGCCGGCCGGATCGGAGTACCCACCACACCGCATCCCACGGTGCGTTCGGATTCGGATCTGCTGCCGATCGAGGGCGCCGCGAACAGTTGGCATACCGATGTCTCCTTCGTGGACCGGGTGCCGAAGGCGTCCATCCTGCGCCCGGTCACGCTGCCCCCGCACGGCGGCAATACCACCTGGGCGTCGACCACGCGCGCCTACGACCGGCTTCCGGAACCGCTCAAGGTGCTCGCCGAGAACCTGCGTGCGATCCACACCAACGATTACGACTACGCGGGCCACAACTCGACCTACCAGCGCGCGGAGTACCACCAGGAGTTCATCCGGAACATCTTCGAGGCCGAGCATCCGGTGGTGCGCATGCACCCCGAGACCGGCCGCCGATCGTTGCTGTTGGGACACTTCGTCAGCAAGTTCGCGGGCCTGAGCTCGCAGGATTCGGCACCGATCCTGGCGCTGCTGCAGCGGCGGATCGAGAACCCGGACAACACGGTGCGGTGGGCCTGGCAGCCGGGCGACGTAGCGATCTGGGACAACCGGTCGACGCAGCACTTCGGCATCAACGACTACGGCGACCACAAGCGTCTGCTGCGCCGCGTCACCCTGGCCGGCGATCTCCCCGTCGGCGTCGACGGCCGTGAGGGTGTGGCACTCAAGGGAGATGCGTCGGACTACTCCCCTGTGACGCCAGCTCGGCAGCGCGGCTGA
- a CDS encoding esterase/lipase family protein, with the protein MNTVDERGRAEVKALAALGGVEIAGAVGGIHSVHRAISDRVFSAVRLGVGPAVVPVRALHNGITDGVYAGIGIAARTAGRVAAVGAAWPGDRPPSETPRGAALIGALLGLIGDDLDAAGSPLADEPMTIRVDGAVVHLGEGRAPLGRLDPGEVFDGASGRVVVFLHGLCETEHAWGLGGLDADDYGVRLAVDLGATPVYVRYNSGRHISDNGDALADLLERLVAVWPVAITELVLIGHSMGGLVVRGAVHRAQSRGAAWPDVVTATVSLGTPHLGAPLEQAAHYGSAALAAVPETAPFGRLLRRRSAGIRDLRGGSVVDEDWRGRDADALGGAIAAEVPLMAGAEHFFVAATVTRDARNPLGRIIGDGLVLGPSAAGGAACGADHGRGRTRRIGFAAEAGMHLGGAHHFTLLRSDAVYTQLREWLTQPRCRAGVTGE; encoded by the coding sequence ATGAATACTGTCGATGAGCGCGGTCGCGCCGAGGTCAAGGCCCTGGCCGCGCTCGGCGGTGTCGAGATTGCGGGCGCTGTGGGGGGAATTCACAGCGTGCACCGGGCGATATCGGACCGGGTCTTCTCCGCGGTCCGCCTCGGTGTCGGGCCCGCGGTCGTGCCGGTTCGTGCACTCCACAACGGCATCACTGACGGGGTGTATGCCGGCATCGGCATCGCCGCGCGCACCGCGGGACGTGTCGCGGCCGTCGGTGCCGCGTGGCCCGGGGATCGTCCGCCCTCCGAGACCCCACGAGGCGCTGCCCTGATCGGCGCGCTTCTCGGCCTCATCGGAGACGACCTCGACGCCGCCGGATCACCGCTAGCCGACGAGCCGATGACCATCCGAGTCGATGGTGCGGTCGTGCACCTCGGCGAGGGGCGCGCGCCCCTGGGCCGACTCGATCCGGGCGAGGTATTCGACGGCGCTTCCGGCCGGGTGGTGGTGTTCCTCCACGGCCTCTGCGAGACCGAACACGCGTGGGGCCTGGGCGGGCTCGACGCGGATGACTACGGTGTGCGGCTCGCGGTGGACCTCGGTGCGACACCGGTCTACGTGCGCTACAACAGCGGCCGGCACATCAGCGATAACGGCGATGCGCTCGCCGATCTCCTGGAGCGCCTGGTCGCCGTCTGGCCGGTCGCGATCACCGAGCTCGTGCTCATCGGACACTCGATGGGCGGTCTGGTGGTCCGCGGTGCGGTGCACCGCGCGCAGTCGCGCGGTGCGGCCTGGCCGGACGTGGTGACCGCCACCGTCAGTCTCGGGACGCCGCACCTCGGTGCGCCGCTGGAACAGGCCGCGCACTACGGGAGTGCGGCACTGGCCGCCGTACCCGAGACCGCCCCGTTCGGTCGTCTGTTGCGTCGGCGCAGCGCCGGGATCCGGGATCTGCGCGGCGGTTCCGTGGTCGACGAGGACTGGCGCGGCCGGGATGCAGACGCCCTCGGAGGTGCCATCGCCGCCGAGGTGCCGCTCATGGCCGGCGCCGAGCACTTCTTCGTGGCCGCCACCGTGACGCGCGATGCCCGGAACCCGTTGGGGCGCATTATTGGTGATGGCCTCGTGCTGGGTCCGAGCGCCGCCGGCGGTGCCGCTTGCGGGGCGGATCATGGTCGCGGCAGAACTCGTCGCATCGGATTCGCGGCGGAGGCCGGCATGCACCTCGGCGGAGCGCACCATTTCACGCTGCTCCGCTCCGACGCGGTGTACACCCAGCTCCGCGAGTGGCTGACTCAGCCGCGCTGCCGAGCTGGCGTCACAGGGGAGTAG
- a CDS encoding UDP-glucose dehydrogenase family protein: protein MKITVLGTGYLGATHAACMAELGHAVLGVDVNLSKIAALSEGKVPFHEPGLPAVLKRNLEAGRLRFTDSYEEAAEFGDAHFIAVGTPQRKGEFAADLTYVNSVIDSLVPHLRRDAVILGKSTVPVGTTDLLRARAAELAPAGIGVEFAWNPEFLREGHAVKDTLEPDRLVLGIEPGGRAEQVAREIYAPIIARDTPFFVTDTATAELVKISANAFLATKISFINAVSEVCEAAGADVVALADAIGVDSRIGRRFLGAGIGFGGGCLPKDIRAFMARSGELGAGHMHGLLREVDAINMSRRTRMVDLARDACGGSLLGAKVAVLGAAFKPDSDDVRDSPALNIAGQIQLQGAAVSVYDPEAMDNSRRVFPTLDYATTALEACEGADVVLVLTEWKQFRELDPAAVGTVVRRRSLLDGRNCMPAQQWRAAGWDYRV, encoded by the coding sequence ATGAAGATCACAGTGCTGGGTACGGGATACCTGGGAGCCACGCACGCGGCGTGCATGGCGGAGCTGGGCCACGCGGTGCTCGGCGTCGACGTGAACCTGAGCAAGATCGCCGCCCTCTCGGAGGGCAAGGTGCCCTTCCATGAGCCGGGCCTGCCCGCCGTGCTCAAGCGCAACCTCGAGGCGGGGCGTCTGCGGTTCACGGACTCGTACGAGGAAGCGGCCGAGTTCGGTGATGCGCACTTCATCGCCGTCGGAACACCGCAGCGCAAGGGTGAGTTCGCCGCCGACCTGACCTACGTGAACTCCGTGATCGATTCGCTGGTGCCGCACCTACGCCGCGACGCCGTCATCCTCGGTAAGTCGACGGTGCCGGTGGGCACCACCGACCTGCTACGCGCTCGAGCCGCCGAGCTGGCCCCCGCCGGAATCGGCGTCGAATTCGCCTGGAACCCGGAATTCCTCCGCGAGGGGCACGCCGTCAAGGACACCCTCGAGCCCGACCGACTGGTGCTCGGCATCGAGCCCGGCGGCCGGGCCGAGCAGGTCGCCCGAGAGATCTACGCGCCCATCATCGCCCGCGACACCCCGTTCTTCGTCACCGACACCGCGACAGCGGAGCTGGTGAAGATCTCGGCGAACGCTTTCCTCGCCACCAAGATCTCGTTCATCAACGCCGTCTCCGAGGTGTGCGAGGCGGCAGGCGCCGATGTAGTCGCGCTCGCGGATGCCATCGGAGTGGACTCGCGTATCGGTCGCCGATTCCTCGGTGCCGGAATCGGATTCGGTGGCGGCTGCCTGCCCAAGGACATCCGTGCCTTCATGGCCCGCTCGGGCGAATTGGGTGCCGGTCACATGCACGGTCTGCTCCGGGAAGTCGATGCCATCAACATGAGTCGCCGCACCCGCATGGTGGATCTGGCGCGGGACGCCTGCGGCGGTTCGCTGCTCGGTGCGAAGGTCGCCGTGCTCGGTGCCGCGTTCAAGCCCGATTCGGACGACGTGCGTGATTCTCCAGCGCTCAACATCGCCGGCCAGATTCAGTTGCAGGGCGCCGCGGTCTCGGTCTACGACCCCGAGGCGATGGATAATTCGCGCCGGGTGTTCCCGACGCTGGACTACGCAACCACCGCACTGGAGGCCTGTGAGGGCGCCGATGTCGTGCTCGTGCTCACCGAGTGGAAGCAGTTCCGCGAGCTCGACCCCGCCGCCGTCGGCACTGTGGTGCGCCGCAGGTCGCTCCTGGACGGCCGCAACTGCATGCCGGCGCAGCAGTGGCGCGCTGCCGGGTGGGACTACCGCGTCTGA
- a CDS encoding helix-turn-helix domain-containing protein → MTPRAPDDLLPHLRRARDHADRNYAEPLDLATLAAIAGVSKFHFQRLFTATYGLSPAEHLSRRRIERAQDLLRATNLTVTEVCTAVGFTSLGSFSSRFRELVGESPTQFRLRWSDGAPRIPSCYIFMAGLAERHVTASEEKPDGPAPA, encoded by the coding sequence GTGACCCCGCGCGCTCCGGACGACCTGCTGCCGCACCTGCGACGCGCGCGTGATCACGCCGATCGCAATTACGCCGAACCGCTCGACCTGGCGACACTCGCGGCGATCGCCGGCGTCAGCAAGTTCCACTTCCAGCGGCTGTTCACCGCCACGTACGGCCTCTCGCCCGCCGAGCACCTCAGCCGCCGCCGGATCGAGCGCGCCCAGGACCTGCTGCGCGCCACCAATCTCACGGTGACCGAGGTGTGTACGGCGGTCGGCTTCACCAGCCTGGGGTCCTTCAGCAGCCGGTTCCGGGAGTTGGTGGGCGAGTCGCCGACGCAGTTCCGCCTCCGGTGGTCCGACGGGGCGCCGCGCATCCCCAGTTGCTACATCTTCATGGCGGGTTTGGCGGAGCGCCATGTCACCGCAAGCGAGGAGAAGCCGGATGGTCCCGCGCCCGCCTAG
- a CDS encoding VOC family protein, which yields MLIKNISLVSLWVRDLDAALSFYTEIMGFEPRDDISMGPDFRWVIIAHPSQPELQIHLTTPSKPLSDDLIAAMQRAQAEGGLPGLGLAVDDCRATHQALSAKGVEFIQPPEERPYGVEAIMRDNSGNWMVLVEHRDYTPEDFEGADLG from the coding sequence ATGCTCATCAAGAACATCTCTCTCGTTTCCCTCTGGGTTCGCGATCTCGATGCGGCCCTGTCCTTCTACACCGAGATCATGGGCTTCGAGCCCCGCGACGACATCAGCATGGGCCCGGATTTCCGGTGGGTCATCATCGCGCACCCTTCTCAGCCAGAGCTCCAGATCCACCTGACCACCCCGTCGAAACCGCTCTCGGACGACCTGATCGCCGCGATGCAGCGGGCCCAGGCCGAGGGCGGGCTGCCCGGACTCGGCCTCGCCGTCGACGACTGCCGGGCCACCCACCAGGCGCTCTCGGCGAAGGGCGTCGAGTTCATCCAGCCGCCCGAAGAGCGACCGTACGGAGTCGAGGCGATCATGCGCGATAACTCGGGCAATTGGATGGTGCTGGTCGAACATCGCGACTACACGCCGGAGGACTTCGAGGGCGCCGACCTCGGCTGA
- a CDS encoding ArsR/SmtB family transcription factor, which produces MTTESADRVFVALANPIRRELLQILRTGPLAAGELSERFTLSRPAVTEHLKVLREAGLVVDEPSGRRRIYRLTAEPLAELEEWLHPFEKFWRARLSALATVAEELE; this is translated from the coding sequence GTGACCACCGAGAGCGCCGACCGCGTCTTCGTCGCGCTTGCCAACCCGATACGCCGCGAACTGCTCCAAATCCTCCGGACCGGACCGCTCGCCGCCGGCGAACTGAGCGAACGCTTCACTCTCAGCCGGCCCGCGGTGACAGAACACCTCAAAGTGTTGCGTGAGGCCGGCCTGGTCGTGGACGAACCGTCGGGCCGCAGGCGGATCTACCGCCTGACCGCCGAGCCGCTCGCGGAACTCGAAGAATGGTTGCACCCTTTCGAGAAGTTCTGGCGCGCACGCCTATCCGCGCTCGCCACCGTCGCCGAGGAGTTGGAATGA
- a CDS encoding SRPBCC family protein produces MTSITLDQFVAATPESVWRTITEPELVQRWWASGDISDEAGHEFTLDMPGFGAQPCRVIESVRPIRFSYTFTTAWTLTWDLKPEGNGTRLFLEHSGFDLQDKRMAAAFERMGPRWRDEVLPRLAATAEAA; encoded by the coding sequence ATGACGAGCATCACCCTGGACCAGTTCGTGGCCGCAACCCCGGAGTCGGTCTGGCGAACCATTACGGAACCCGAACTGGTACAGCGCTGGTGGGCGTCCGGAGACATCTCCGACGAGGCGGGCCACGAGTTCACGCTCGATATGCCCGGTTTCGGCGCGCAACCGTGCCGTGTGATCGAGTCGGTACGACCGATTCGATTCAGCTACACCTTCACCACCGCATGGACTCTCACATGGGATCTGAAACCCGAGGGCAACGGGACACGGCTGTTCTTGGAACACAGCGGTTTCGACCTCCAGGACAAGCGAATGGCCGCAGCGTTCGAACGTATGGGACCGAGGTGGCGAGACGAGGTCCTCCCCCGTCTCGCCGCCACCGCCGAGGCCGCCTGA
- a CDS encoding GNAT family N-acetyltransferase: protein MTEKRVLSDPVNASLDGPHRGFRRTSGRISRYDPDVSVFFGHPRDLTEADYADVARLADRRGIVLLRDRTTPLPAAWRVMETVGLVQYSGEHVLGEPDPAALRLTTDDVGEMTALVERTNPGPFLPRTVELGTYLGLRNASGSLIAMAGERMHPPGWTEISAVCTTPEARGRGLASRLIRAVAHGIRARGEVPFLHTSDDNPARSLYESMGFVHTRTVPLEVIATGSDR from the coding sequence GTGACCGAGAAACGCGTCCTGTCCGATCCGGTGAACGCTTCGCTCGATGGGCCGCACCGCGGATTCCGCCGAACGAGCGGGCGTATCAGCCGATACGACCCCGATGTTTCGGTCTTCTTCGGACACCCGCGTGACCTGACGGAGGCCGACTACGCCGATGTCGCCCGGCTCGCTGACCGCCGGGGGATCGTGCTGCTCCGCGATCGGACGACGCCCCTACCCGCAGCGTGGCGCGTGATGGAGACGGTGGGCCTTGTCCAATACAGCGGCGAGCACGTCCTGGGCGAGCCCGATCCTGCCGCCCTCAGGCTGACCACCGACGATGTCGGGGAAATGACTGCGCTGGTCGAACGGACCAATCCGGGACCGTTCCTGCCGCGCACCGTCGAACTGGGCACGTACCTGGGCCTGCGGAACGCGAGCGGTTCACTCATCGCCATGGCGGGAGAGCGCATGCACCCACCGGGGTGGACGGAGATCAGCGCCGTGTGCACCACGCCCGAAGCCCGCGGCCGCGGTCTCGCCTCGCGACTGATCCGCGCCGTCGCCCACGGCATCCGCGCCCGGGGGGAGGTGCCCTTCCTGCACACCTCCGACGACAATCCCGCGCGGTCGCTGTACGAATCGATGGGATTCGTGCACACCCGCACGGTGCCCCTCGAGGTGATCGCGACCGGGAGCGACCGTTGA
- a CDS encoding polysaccharide deacetylase family protein, which translates to MTGVRGVDRRGLLALLAAGTISVLSGCAASAPAITEDDTPPSPPAPGPGEPLFHPPAPGTPRTPIPSAPITRLPGPGRSLALTVDDGANADVVGAYARFARDTGARLTFFVTGSFPGWTAHRDTLRPLVDAGQVQLVNHTWSHPSLLTLSGTGVARELNRTKDFLRQQFGVDGTPYYRPPFGYRNAAVDAIAADLGFTVPALWFGSLSDSGLITEQYLLDCARKYFREQAIVIGHANHPTVTRVYPQLAEIIRSRNLQLVTLDDVLAPPRR; encoded by the coding sequence TTGACCGGCGTACGCGGCGTCGATCGGCGTGGCCTCCTCGCGCTCCTCGCCGCCGGCACGATCAGCGTTCTCTCCGGATGTGCCGCATCGGCGCCCGCGATCACCGAGGACGACACACCGCCCTCGCCGCCGGCTCCGGGGCCGGGGGAACCGCTGTTCCACCCGCCGGCGCCGGGCACGCCGCGGACGCCCATCCCGTCAGCACCGATCACTCGCCTCCCCGGTCCCGGCCGCAGCCTGGCGCTCACGGTCGACGACGGCGCGAATGCCGATGTCGTCGGCGCATATGCCCGATTCGCTCGGGACACGGGTGCGCGCCTCACGTTCTTCGTCACCGGGAGCTTTCCGGGTTGGACGGCGCACCGGGACACGCTCCGCCCCCTCGTCGATGCGGGGCAGGTGCAATTGGTGAATCACACTTGGAGCCACCCGTCCTTGCTCACACTGTCGGGCACCGGCGTCGCCCGCGAACTGAACCGCACCAAGGACTTTCTGCGTCAGCAGTTCGGCGTGGACGGAACCCCCTATTACCGGCCGCCGTTCGGCTACCGCAACGCCGCAGTCGACGCCATCGCCGCCGACCTCGGATTCACGGTGCCTGCCTTGTGGTTCGGGTCCTTGTCCGACTCGGGCCTGATCACCGAGCAATACCTGCTCGACTGCGCTCGCAAGTACTTCCGCGAGCAGGCGATCGTCATCGGGCACGCGAACCACCCGACGGTGACTCGGGTCTACCCGCAGCTGGCCGAGATCATCCGCTCCCGGAACCTCCAGCTGGTCACCCTCGACGATGTCCTTGCGCCACCACGCCGATA